A window from Mogibacterium neglectum encodes these proteins:
- a CDS encoding DUF6612 family protein: MADYRKRIVILVIGLVVLVGLAGCGKKGEYSSLSEEERIDKGLDAFEHLKNGKIQIKGHSKYNIKAPKDGQKSEGEVNRSFTGDFETSPEHILGIYDDGKNKFEYYHDAVSEFSKTKSDTEWYNDTDSMKKYRYKQPNGINRVAIEFLRSKKKDIKVTDDKDSYTLHYETDDVKQLGANGDFLVGGSYNGPVFHDDDSDAKVKIDLKISKEEFKPLSIKYTCEQDNSDISLKFKAMVKYSKQNSGVRVKVPRGIDTAKSR, translated from the coding sequence ATGGCAGATTACAGAAAAAGAATAGTCATATTGGTTATCGGCTTGGTGGTCCTAGTTGGTCTTGCAGGCTGTGGGAAAAAAGGAGAATATAGCAGTTTATCTGAAGAAGAAAGAATAGACAAGGGATTAGATGCGTTTGAGCATTTGAAAAATGGTAAGATCCAGATAAAGGGTCATTCCAAGTATAATATAAAGGCACCAAAAGACGGTCAGAAGTCGGAAGGTGAAGTAAATAGAAGTTTCACAGGAGATTTCGAGACGAGTCCAGAGCATATTCTAGGAATTTATGATGATGGAAAAAATAAATTTGAATATTATCACGATGCAGTTTCGGAATTTTCAAAGACTAAAAGCGACACTGAATGGTATAACGATACAGATAGCATGAAAAAATACCGTTATAAACAACCAAATGGAATAAACAGAGTGGCTATAGAATTTCTCAGATCTAAGAAAAAAGATATCAAGGTTACAGATGATAAAGATAGCTATACACTTCATTATGAAACTGATGACGTAAAACAGCTAGGTGCAAATGGTGATTTTCTCGTTGGGGGAAGCTATAATGGCCCTGTTTTTCACGATGATGATTCAGATGCAAAGGTAAAGATAGACCTTAAAATTTCAAAAGAAGAGTTTAAGCCTTTATCGATAAAATATACTTGTGAGCAAGATAACAGTGACATTTCGTTAAAATTTAAAGCTATGGTAAAATATTCTAAGCAGAATTCAGGTGTAAGAGTGAAAGTTCCAAGAGGTATTGATACAGCTAAAAGCAGATAG